A region of Alteromonadaceae bacterium 2753L.S.0a.02 DNA encodes the following proteins:
- a CDS encoding sucrose phosphorylase produces the protein MSDAIQKELKFLVESHLSFIYPGNDVSDLTLRLIEIMELDGGCMKPGIHENSWSQKDIITITYGDSIKSDDESEEPLETLHKFINERLKGVVNGVHILPFFPYSSDDGFSVIDYTRVNDALGEWDQIVAIGKEYNLMADLVINHCSSRSGWFDNFKQRKSPGSDYFIEADPNTDLSAVVRPRTTPLLREVETLNGKRFVWCTFSPDQVDLNFANIEVVCEMVRIIKLYLDRGVRTFRLDAVAFLWKEIGTPCINHPKTHEFVRLFRTLIEHHSPDAIIITETNLPNHENLSYFGNANEAHAVYNFSLPPLLLNALISGNSTHLKMWQMSMPPAQMGTFYLNFIASHDGIGLRPAEGLLSEEEIDELANAMQNFGARISWRSAEGGRPKPYEINVTLFDALQGTVKGPDKWQIERFLCAHAIMFALEGIPAIYIHSFLATNNYIEGVDLTNHNRTINRYKWDYKELCEKLDDGYSHHCRVMEGMKALLSVRIKQPAFHPNATQFTLHLGEQVFGFWRQSLKRDQSIFCINNISDTEVSIPLSSINLISLDTWVDLVSGTKYTDLHKDLVLPPYTYVWLTNKPF, from the coding sequence ATGTCTGATGCAATACAAAAAGAACTCAAATTTTTAGTAGAAAGCCATTTATCGTTTATCTATCCCGGCAACGATGTTAGCGATTTAACACTTCGTCTCATAGAAATAATGGAGCTCGATGGTGGCTGTATGAAACCAGGCATTCATGAAAACAGCTGGAGCCAAAAAGATATTATCACGATCACCTATGGTGACAGCATTAAAAGTGATGACGAATCCGAAGAGCCGCTGGAAACACTACACAAATTTATAAACGAACGTCTTAAGGGCGTCGTTAACGGTGTACATATTTTACCGTTTTTCCCCTACAGCTCAGACGACGGTTTTTCAGTTATTGATTACACCCGCGTTAACGATGCTCTCGGTGAGTGGGACCAAATAGTGGCCATTGGCAAGGAATACAATTTAATGGCCGACTTAGTAATCAACCACTGCTCCAGTCGAAGTGGTTGGTTCGATAATTTCAAACAACGTAAATCACCTGGGTCTGACTATTTTATCGAGGCCGACCCCAATACCGATCTCTCGGCGGTTGTCAGACCCCGCACCACGCCACTGCTGCGCGAGGTAGAAACACTAAACGGCAAACGCTTTGTGTGGTGTACTTTTAGCCCTGACCAGGTTGATTTGAACTTTGCAAACATCGAAGTTGTTTGTGAAATGGTAAGAATTATCAAGTTATATTTGGACCGGGGAGTGAGAACGTTCAGGTTAGATGCAGTGGCATTTCTCTGGAAAGAAATAGGAACACCCTGTATCAATCACCCCAAAACCCACGAATTTGTAAGATTGTTTAGAACTCTCATAGAACACCATTCACCAGATGCGATTATAATTACCGAAACGAATTTACCTAACCACGAAAATCTTTCGTATTTTGGTAATGCCAACGAAGCTCACGCGGTGTACAACTTCTCGTTGCCGCCGCTCTTATTAAATGCTTTGATTAGCGGTAATAGCACCCATTTAAAAATGTGGCAAATGAGCATGCCCCCGGCTCAAATGGGTACCTTTTATTTGAACTTTATCGCCTCCCACGATGGCATTGGCTTACGCCCCGCTGAAGGTTTGTTATCCGAAGAGGAAATCGATGAATTGGCAAATGCCATGCAAAACTTCGGCGCACGAATTTCGTGGCGCTCAGCAGAGGGCGGCCGTCCCAAGCCCTATGAAATTAACGTAACGTTGTTTGACGCCCTACAGGGTACAGTGAAAGGCCCAGATAAGTGGCAAATAGAACGTTTTCTTTGCGCTCATGCAATCATGTTTGCGCTGGAAGGTATACCCGCGATTTATATTCACAGCTTTTTAGCAACGAACAACTACATTGAAGGGGTAGACCTAACCAATCACAACCGCACAATTAATCGCTACAAATGGGACTATAAAGAGCTGTGTGAGAAGTTGGATGATGGTTACAGCCACCACTGCAGAGTTATGGAAGGTATGAAAGCCTTGTTGAGTGTTCGTATCAAACAACCGGCATTTCACCCCAACGCAACTCAATTTACATTACATTTGGGAGAACAGGTATTCGGTTTTTGGCGGCAAAGCCTGAAACGAGATCAAAGCATTTTTTGTATTAATAATATTAGTGATACCGAAGTTTCGATACCGCTTTCTTCGATCAATTTGATCAGTTTAGATACTTGGGTTGATCTAGTTAGTGGTACCAAATACACCGATTTACATAAAGATTTAGTGTTACCGCCTTACACATATGTTTGGCTTACTAATAAGCCTTTTTAG
- a CDS encoding sugar lactone lactonase YvrE, which produces MSNVQLALKVNANLGECPRWDDQAQLLYWVDINNQQLHRFDPVTGADEFIQFEEEIGCFSLRHNDKGFVVAMRSGFHFLDGWSPELRPICDPEADLKQNRFNDGRCDAAGRLIAGTYYPPKDYDGANLWCLDTDLSVKKLAGGLLTSNGAAFSPDNKTFYYSDTPKHQIYRCTYDLDTGSIGEAEIFFEFEKGNGRPDGAAIDSEGFYWTALYEGGRVVRISPEGKIVEEIAVPARCPTMVAFGDADLKTLYITTVGNRPEEELKEFPDSGSIFKLRLETAGMVEYRFGV; this is translated from the coding sequence ATGAGCAATGTACAACTTGCACTCAAAGTGAATGCTAACCTGGGAGAGTGCCCCCGCTGGGACGATCAGGCGCAACTTCTTTACTGGGTAGACATCAATAACCAGCAATTGCACCGTTTTGACCCTGTGACCGGGGCGGATGAATTTATACAATTTGAGGAAGAAATAGGCTGTTTCAGCCTTCGCCACAATGACAAAGGTTTTGTGGTGGCTATGCGTTCCGGGTTCCACTTTCTGGATGGTTGGTCGCCGGAATTACGCCCCATTTGTGACCCGGAAGCGGATTTAAAGCAAAATCGCTTTAATGACGGTAGGTGCGATGCCGCAGGCCGACTTATTGCTGGAACCTACTATCCGCCCAAAGATTATGATGGCGCGAATCTCTGGTGTCTTGATACAGATCTGTCTGTAAAAAAACTGGCTGGTGGTCTGCTAACCTCAAACGGTGCCGCATTTAGTCCCGACAATAAAACATTTTATTATTCGGATACTCCCAAACATCAGATTTACCGTTGTACTTATGATCTAGATACTGGCTCAATTGGTGAGGCAGAAATATTTTTTGAGTTCGAAAAAGGCAATGGCAGACCTGATGGTGCTGCGATTGATAGTGAAGGCTTTTATTGGACGGCGCTTTACGAAGGTGGCCGCGTTGTGCGGATAAGTCCTGAAGGTAAAATTGTGGAGGAAATCGCTGTACCGGCGCGCTGCCCCACGATGGTTGCCTTTGGCGATGCTGACCTGAAAACGCTATATATTACAACGGTGGGGAATCGTCCGGAGGAGGAATTAAAGGAGTTTCCGGATTCGGGGTCGATTTTTAAGCTTAGGCTCGAAACTGCTGGGATGGTCGAGTATCGGTTTGGGGTTTAG
- a CDS encoding CYTH domain-containing protein has product MAKEIERKFLLAEFPRDLNPESQQELMQGYLQLDDHKDLRIRKSSKGFTLTAKVGVGLVREESEHGISEAMFNTLWPFTENKRISKVRHRVLLNNQPCDIDVYRGSLDGLIVMETEFDSESDAERFSFPDFCVKEITGDHSYRNAELAQFGMPKN; this is encoded by the coding sequence ATGGCTAAAGAAATAGAGCGGAAATTTTTACTAGCGGAATTTCCACGCGATTTAAACCCTGAAAGCCAGCAAGAATTAATGCAGGGCTACCTGCAGCTGGATGACCACAAAGATTTACGCATCCGTAAATCCTCAAAAGGTTTTACACTCACAGCAAAAGTCGGAGTCGGCTTAGTTCGCGAGGAAAGCGAACATGGGATCAGCGAAGCCATGTTTAACACGCTGTGGCCGTTTACCGAAAACAAGCGAATTTCAAAGGTGAGACATCGCGTGCTACTCAATAATCAGCCCTGCGATATAGATGTATATCGAGGATCACTTGATGGGTTGATAGTAATGGAAACAGAATTTGATTCAGAGTCAGATGCCGAAAGGTTTTCGTTCCCTGATTTTTGCGTGAAAGAAATTACCGGCGATCACAGCTATCGAAATGCCGAGCTCGCACAATTCGGTATGCCGAAAAATTAA
- a CDS encoding type IV pilus assembly protein PilE, whose amino-acid sequence MHTQKGFNLVELMIVIVIIAIIASIAIPSYQNSVRKGNRAEGIETLLDVAQQQEMLYSQTNAYSTNARPFAPTAATVTSSNGLYLISVANGACGSTACFIATATAQGSQASDSDCLTLSIDNLGNKTSTPAGGRCWR is encoded by the coding sequence ATGCACACGCAAAAGGGCTTCAATCTGGTTGAGCTAATGATCGTAATAGTGATTATAGCAATTATTGCCAGCATCGCTATCCCGTCTTACCAAAACAGCGTGCGCAAAGGCAATCGGGCAGAAGGTATAGAAACATTGTTAGATGTGGCTCAACAGCAGGAAATGCTCTACTCGCAAACTAATGCCTACTCCACTAACGCCCGTCCCTTTGCGCCAACTGCGGCAACTGTAACCAGTTCCAATGGTTTATATCTCATCTCGGTCGCGAATGGCGCTTGCGGTTCTACGGCCTGTTTTATAGCTACAGCAACTGCGCAGGGTAGTCAAGCGAGTGATTCCGATTGCTTAACTCTGAGTATCGATAATCTCGGCAATAAAACATCCACCCCGGCGGGTGGTCGCTGTTGGCGTTAA
- a CDS encoding type IV pilus assembly protein PilY1: protein MLFIRSLYKLSLSFIVSGSLTWHVQSAPLQLADEPLFLGGADPNVFFELDDSGSMDFAILTVSHYEACQYDKDAPDAEGDDDCRSQPKQNGLWNTYGTAWKWSNYQSRWVIDYQGYFEYHYMFHNSDNKYWGCRGRGIVETCGGFENVYKYDWRGGSSDFNVLFYNPKADYGPWAGTGLGNTSFSAARSNPQPAVAAVTAQAQTTTQYAVPAQDARAATSGYSYTKNLTGFIYHVWDDSHGFTGDYPRRGNNLNRSEGENGKVDLWDNFYRYTVDAASVTREKVVWDVETSGDDKGKLTAEVTETITFTGAEPNPPLGQPSRTVAEIQQNVANWYSYARRRAFVAKGAIGAVVASNTSFRFGLTVLNNDEDLFHEMPSADIKNYQGYNTQMLNDLYSFPQPDAGTPLRLGLKNAGEYFKGNVSDGNGGRRPSPIIESCQQNFTVLFTDGYWNKADPGIGNEDGDPFGGGGSGTVSDVAYYYYKHDLDNDATNNNVIPNDTDPATYQHMVTFPVAFGLTGTLEDTDSDGWPNPVLSISSTWGGDPSGTADKPEKIDDLWHAAYNSKGEFVSAKTPEDVVDSLVDALSEISSRDSSSASVATSTGQISSDTAIFQAQFNSGDWSGQLYSYSLNADRTVNQTTPNWQASDVLDAQNPNTGRTIISYNGSRGIPFRFPANYRSPVAATEMGSAMISELLSSAPFLINTTDSIEISENQAYGTALVNYLRGDRTNEGVSSTDFRARGSVLGDIISSDPKYVSAPRLTYSDDIESVSYAAFRSANQNRIPMVYVGANDGMLHGFDATTGRERLAYVPKSVYKNLYQLSETPYNHRYFVDAAPTIVDAFYDSAWHTVLVGALGGGGQGLFALDVTNPSQFSEASANNTVLWEFTDANDADLGYSFSEASIAKMANGDWVAVFGNGYNNTEVDGYASATGRAVLFIVNIKTGALVKKIDTGVGDTATPNGLATPALIDINGDSVVDYIYAGDLRGNMWKFNVQSPMVADWDVAWTSGSTKHPLFNAGQPITTQPSVGHHQSVRGQLVYFGTGKYLEYSDRSVNSQPTQSFYAIWDKNETDLTSAAVVRNDLLQQEIQDEFSTTIGGYSYNIRTTTRNAIDWSDHDGWYIDLVNYNDIPVFNSGERQVTESLLRNGRIIFTTLIPNGDACSPGGSSWLMELEAYSGAGLPDIDTPFDLDRNNVFDDVDHSYNVPGVNDIPPSGVESSNGIVTTPGVLRDGTQERKYLSGSSGSIDDLVESTGVQFFGRQSWRELD, encoded by the coding sequence ATGCTATTTATACGATCTCTTTATAAATTGTCGCTTAGCTTTATTGTTTCAGGCTCATTAACTTGGCACGTTCAGTCGGCGCCACTTCAACTCGCAGATGAACCGCTGTTTTTGGGGGGGGCAGATCCCAATGTGTTTTTCGAATTGGACGATTCTGGTTCGATGGATTTCGCTATTTTAACTGTGTCACATTACGAAGCATGCCAATATGACAAAGATGCTCCAGATGCAGAAGGAGATGATGATTGCCGATCTCAGCCCAAACAAAATGGCCTTTGGAACACTTATGGTACAGCATGGAAGTGGAGTAATTATCAAAGTAGGTGGGTGATTGACTATCAGGGTTATTTTGAATATCACTACATGTTTCATAACAGCGATAACAAGTATTGGGGTTGTCGCGGGCGAGGAATAGTTGAAACTTGTGGTGGATTCGAAAATGTCTATAAGTACGATTGGCGCGGTGGATCATCCGATTTTAATGTACTTTTTTACAACCCAAAAGCGGATTATGGACCATGGGCAGGCACCGGGCTTGGCAATACGTCTTTCTCGGCTGCTCGCAGTAATCCCCAACCTGCAGTTGCTGCGGTAACAGCGCAGGCTCAAACCACCACGCAATATGCCGTTCCTGCTCAGGACGCCAGAGCTGCAACGAGCGGTTATTCTTATACTAAAAACCTCACAGGTTTTATTTATCATGTGTGGGATGACTCTCATGGCTTCACCGGTGATTACCCCCGACGCGGCAATAATTTAAATCGTAGTGAAGGGGAAAATGGTAAAGTAGACCTATGGGACAACTTTTACCGCTACACGGTGGATGCTGCGAGTGTAACCAGAGAAAAGGTTGTTTGGGATGTTGAAACCTCCGGGGACGACAAAGGTAAATTAACAGCTGAAGTTACCGAAACCATAACATTCACGGGAGCTGAACCTAACCCTCCGCTCGGGCAGCCATCGCGAACAGTTGCGGAAATTCAGCAGAATGTGGCCAATTGGTACAGTTATGCAAGGCGTCGGGCTTTTGTTGCCAAAGGAGCCATCGGCGCTGTAGTGGCAAGTAATACTTCGTTCCGTTTTGGTTTAACAGTGCTAAACAATGATGAAGATTTGTTTCATGAAATGCCTTCTGCAGATATTAAAAATTATCAGGGATACAACACCCAAATGTTGAACGATTTGTACAGTTTCCCGCAACCTGATGCAGGAACGCCTTTACGTCTCGGTTTAAAAAATGCGGGGGAATATTTCAAGGGCAATGTTTCAGATGGTAACGGTGGTAGAAGACCGAGTCCAATAATCGAAAGCTGTCAACAAAACTTTACAGTGCTCTTTACCGACGGTTACTGGAATAAAGCAGACCCGGGAATCGGTAATGAAGATGGGGACCCGTTTGGTGGTGGGGGGAGTGGTACAGTATCGGATGTTGCTTATTACTATTACAAACATGATTTAGACAACGATGCCACTAATAATAATGTTATACCAAATGACACTGATCCTGCTACCTATCAGCACATGGTTACATTTCCGGTTGCGTTTGGGTTAACTGGTACACTCGAAGATACCGATAGCGATGGATGGCCAAATCCAGTTCTTTCAATTAGTTCCACTTGGGGGGGGGATCCAAGCGGCACTGCAGACAAACCTGAAAAAATAGATGATTTATGGCATGCCGCTTATAACAGTAAAGGGGAGTTTGTTTCTGCTAAAACACCTGAAGACGTAGTGGATTCACTCGTCGATGCTCTAAGCGAAATATCCAGTCGTGATTCCTCTTCGGCGTCGGTGGCCACCAGTACAGGGCAGATTTCTTCGGATACTGCTATTTTTCAGGCTCAGTTTAATAGTGGTGATTGGTCAGGACAATTGTACTCCTACTCGTTAAATGCCGACAGGACTGTGAATCAAACAACGCCTAATTGGCAGGCTAGTGATGTACTGGACGCGCAGAATCCCAATACTGGAAGAACTATTATTTCCTACAATGGCTCTCGAGGTATTCCTTTTCGTTTTCCCGCTAACTATCGGAGCCCTGTTGCAGCGACAGAAATGGGTAGCGCTATGATTTCCGAGTTGTTGTCTTCCGCCCCATTTCTTATCAATACAACGGATTCAATCGAAATCTCAGAAAATCAGGCATACGGTACGGCTCTGGTAAATTATTTGCGTGGAGATAGAACTAATGAAGGGGTTTCATCAACAGATTTTCGAGCTAGAGGCTCCGTGCTTGGTGATATTATTTCTTCAGACCCAAAATATGTAAGCGCCCCTAGATTGACATACTCGGACGATATTGAGAGCGTAAGTTATGCGGCTTTTCGATCCGCAAATCAAAACAGAATACCTATGGTTTACGTAGGTGCCAACGACGGTATGTTGCATGGGTTTGACGCGACTACGGGCAGAGAACGTTTAGCGTACGTGCCGAAAAGCGTGTATAAAAATTTATACCAGCTTTCCGAGACACCGTACAATCATCGATATTTTGTCGATGCAGCCCCTACAATTGTCGACGCTTTTTACGATAGTGCTTGGCATACTGTACTTGTCGGTGCGTTAGGTGGAGGTGGCCAAGGCCTATTTGCTTTGGACGTAACCAACCCTTCACAATTTTCTGAAGCTTCAGCAAACAACACGGTGTTATGGGAATTTACCGATGCGAATGACGCCGATCTTGGGTATTCTTTCAGTGAGGCATCTATTGCAAAAATGGCTAATGGTGATTGGGTTGCTGTGTTTGGAAACGGATACAACAATACCGAGGTCGATGGCTATGCAAGCGCTACAGGCAGAGCGGTGTTGTTTATCGTCAATATAAAAACCGGTGCCCTTGTTAAAAAAATAGACACGGGTGTAGGCGACACTGCTACACCTAATGGACTGGCAACACCTGCGCTTATTGATATTAATGGGGATTCTGTGGTTGATTATATTTATGCTGGCGATCTGCGTGGGAACATGTGGAAGTTCAATGTACAAAGCCCAATGGTTGCAGATTGGGATGTTGCCTGGACTTCCGGTTCAACCAAACACCCCCTTTTCAATGCAGGACAACCTATAACCACTCAGCCATCAGTGGGGCACCATCAATCGGTGAGAGGACAGCTAGTATATTTTGGAACAGGTAAATACCTTGAATATTCAGATAGAAGCGTGAATAGTCAGCCAACACAGAGTTTCTATGCTATTTGGGATAAAAACGAAACAGACTTAACCAGTGCTGCTGTGGTTCGCAATGATTTATTACAGCAAGAAATTCAGGATGAATTTTCTACGACAATTGGGGGATATTCCTACAATATAAGAACCACGACTAGGAACGCTATCGATTGGAGCGATCACGATGGCTGGTATATTGATCTAGTTAATTATAATGATATTCCAGTTTTTAACAGTGGTGAACGACAGGTAACCGAATCGCTATTGCGTAACGGTAGAATTATTTTTACAACTTTAATCCCTAATGGCGACGCGTGCTCCCCCGGCGGTTCAAGTTGGCTGATGGAGTTGGAAGCATACAGTGGTGCTGGGCTACCAGACATTGACACGCCTTTCGATCTCGATCGTAATAATGTGTTTGATGATGTTGACCATTCCTACAATGTGCCTGGTGTTAACGATATACCACCTAGCGGCGTTGAGTCTAGCAATGGTATTGTTACTACGCCGGGGGTGCTGCGGGATGGAACTCAGGAGAGAAAATATCTTAGTGGTTCCTCGGGTAGTATTGACGATTTAGTCGAAAGTACTGGGGTGCAGTTTTTTGGACGACAATCCTGGCGTGAGCTAGATTGA
- a CDS encoding type IV pilus assembly protein PilX — protein sequence MLDCLGAKQNGATLAVTLVLLLIVSVLGISAVQMSLVEEKMSGNLRDKHIAFEAAETALIRAEATLDEILEYSTPTYDGSSGIWIYGGPGGINWWIANSDSWWVANSESVVPNSLQSSAPQYIVEERAVSQRGEDLKVGNGEIPQARYYYQITARGYGGSSDTRVHLRTTYIKRYD from the coding sequence ATGCTTGACTGTTTAGGAGCAAAACAAAATGGTGCAACATTGGCGGTCACCCTCGTTTTGTTGTTGATTGTTTCTGTGCTTGGGATTTCCGCCGTGCAGATGTCCTTGGTTGAAGAAAAAATGTCAGGCAACTTACGGGATAAGCATATTGCCTTCGAGGCTGCAGAAACTGCGTTGATTCGTGCTGAAGCTACGCTTGATGAAATTCTCGAGTACAGTACTCCAACTTATGATGGCTCTTCGGGTATTTGGATATACGGGGGCCCCGGCGGGATAAATTGGTGGATTGCTAACAGCGATAGTTGGTGGGTGGCTAACAGCGAGTCGGTTGTGCCCAATTCCCTGCAATCCTCTGCTCCTCAGTACATTGTTGAAGAGCGAGCCGTCTCCCAGAGGGGAGAAGATTTGAAAGTTGGTAATGGTGAAATTCCTCAAGCCAGGTATTACTACCAGATAACCGCTCGTGGATATGGCGGTAGCAGCGATACCCGCGTGCATTTGCGTACAACTTATATTAAGCGTTATGACTGA
- a CDS encoding type IV pilus assembly protein PilW, with protein sequence MTLQRKQIMGLTLVEMLVAMAVGGIILAGGVAVYGDQVQSSRRLAAYSQLQESGRVALDIIERDLRMAGFKGCFSTNTELNIVIENPPATFQPKTAIQGWEASNTDFGNAIDNVGSSTPVADLQGGPWSSAAGNSIDNLQAITTSDVLRVWTAGDEDIAVSDIEFSGYFHADIPNGYSVEQGGIYILGDCENADIVQVCETSSSGSVTELGFTSACSPGNGNNALFTTSRGASITQLLGTTYLVSKLNGDSTNPPALFRARLTTSGAVMGNPQELVQGVESMQILYGENLNNDNLKSVDVYVPADEVHDWLNVISVRISILLQSVDTKLAEGVVPYTFNGVTYDGIGGNPLPSDSRLRRVFTRTITLRNRTLGT encoded by the coding sequence ATGACGTTACAACGAAAGCAAATCATGGGTTTGACTCTGGTTGAAATGCTGGTTGCCATGGCCGTGGGCGGCATTATTCTAGCCGGCGGTGTCGCGGTTTACGGCGACCAAGTACAAAGTTCTCGACGGCTTGCCGCCTATTCCCAACTGCAGGAATCTGGCCGTGTTGCTTTGGATATTATCGAACGCGACTTACGTATGGCTGGTTTTAAAGGGTGTTTTAGTACTAACACAGAATTGAATATTGTAATAGAAAATCCGCCTGCAACTTTTCAGCCGAAAACCGCTATACAAGGTTGGGAAGCTTCAAATACCGATTTTGGCAACGCCATTGACAATGTTGGTTCTTCAACCCCTGTGGCCGATTTACAGGGCGGTCCCTGGTCATCTGCTGCTGGGAATAGTATTGATAATTTGCAAGCAATTACAACTTCAGATGTCTTACGTGTTTGGACTGCTGGTGACGAAGATATTGCAGTTAGCGATATTGAATTCTCTGGCTATTTTCATGCAGATATCCCGAATGGTTACAGCGTGGAACAAGGGGGGATTTATATCCTCGGTGATTGTGAAAACGCGGATATTGTTCAGGTGTGTGAAACGAGCAGCAGTGGCAGTGTAACTGAACTTGGTTTCACTAGTGCGTGCTCTCCGGGTAATGGTAATAACGCCCTATTCACAACTAGTAGAGGAGCTTCGATCACGCAATTATTGGGAACGACTTATTTAGTTAGCAAGCTAAACGGTGATTCCACTAATCCTCCAGCACTTTTCCGAGCTCGACTAACCACGAGTGGCGCTGTAATGGGAAATCCTCAGGAACTGGTACAAGGCGTGGAAAGTATGCAAATACTTTATGGCGAAAATCTGAATAATGACAATTTAAAAAGCGTAGATGTTTATGTACCCGCTGATGAAGTGCATGATTGGCTGAATGTTATCAGCGTTCGAATTTCTATACTCCTTCAAAGCGTCGATACAAAACTTGCAGAGGGAGTTGTACCTTATACCTTTAATGGCGTTACCTATGATGGGATTGGTGGCAATCCTTTACCAAGCGATAGTCGCTTACGCAGAGTATTTACACGTACCATCACTTTGCGAAATAGAACATTGGGAACTTAA
- a CDS encoding type IV pilus assembly protein PilV: MYQLNGSLRRTQSGFSLIEILISFVVLAVGLLGVASMQKKGVESNHSAYLRTQAVSLASDMASRIRANEAGHQAGNYNQPVATETSSCLSTGCTAAQLAGNDYFEWSQQLQNVLPLGEGVVCVDSTPNDGTGTAASACDGVGTELAIKIWWDAMPRDGALDQLYAVGVDI; the protein is encoded by the coding sequence GTGTACCAGCTAAATGGATCACTCAGAAGGACCCAGAGCGGTTTTTCGCTTATTGAGATTCTTATTTCATTTGTGGTGCTTGCCGTAGGTTTATTGGGCGTGGCGTCTATGCAAAAAAAAGGTGTGGAGAGTAACCACAGCGCTTATTTACGTACCCAAGCGGTATCTCTGGCCAGTGATATGGCGAGCCGAATTCGAGCCAACGAAGCAGGTCATCAGGCAGGAAATTACAACCAACCTGTTGCCACCGAGACAAGCAGCTGTCTTTCCACCGGCTGCACCGCAGCACAGTTAGCAGGCAATGACTACTTTGAGTGGTCTCAACAATTGCAGAATGTATTGCCATTAGGGGAGGGCGTTGTTTGTGTGGATTCAACCCCAAATGACGGCACCGGAACTGCGGCCTCTGCATGCGATGGTGTGGGTACAGAACTGGCGATAAAAATATGGTGGGATGCCATGCCGCGAGATGGTGCCCTGGATCAATTGTATGCCGTTGGCGTTGATATTTAA
- a CDS encoding type IV fimbrial biogenesis protein FimT, producing MNSPSVSFENCMALTRQRGLTIIELMVVIAIAAVLMTIAVPSFEESSTKSEIRKGVNNLLSDLAFARSVAITRSQSVSLCASDTAGAQTCGTGDWNEGWLAFIDSNEDGALNNGEEIVRIGSAIGNRVAITLDNQVTFDSKGMNQAVSQFVICKANDSSASYSRAVLVNLGGLVRGSRDTNGDGIHNGGEGGGNLSCTS from the coding sequence ATGAATTCACCTTCTGTGTCTTTTGAGAACTGCATGGCTTTAACTCGCCAGAGAGGGCTCACCATCATTGAACTGATGGTGGTTATAGCTATAGCCGCAGTGCTCATGACAATAGCGGTTCCCAGTTTTGAAGAGTCGTCCACTAAAAGTGAGATTCGCAAGGGCGTCAATAATTTGCTTTCCGATCTGGCATTTGCCCGCAGTGTTGCTATCACCCGTTCCCAATCAGTGTCTCTCTGTGCAAGTGATACAGCAGGGGCGCAAACCTGCGGGACTGGTGATTGGAATGAGGGTTGGTTGGCTTTTATCGATAGCAATGAAGACGGTGCGCTTAACAATGGTGAGGAGATTGTGCGCATAGGTTCTGCAATCGGGAATCGGGTCGCTATAACGCTTGATAACCAAGTTACCTTCGATTCGAAGGGTATGAATCAAGCGGTTTCACAATTTGTTATTTGTAAAGCCAACGATTCCAGTGCGAGTTACTCACGCGCAGTATTGGTGAACTTGGGGGGGCTGGTAAGAGGTTCCCGCGATACCAATGGTGATGGCATCCACAATGGTGGTGAAGGTGGAGGAAATTTGTCGTGTACCAGCTAA
- a CDS encoding type IV fimbrial biogenesis protein FimT (manually curated): MKNISQTGFTIIELMMVLFVVGILVGIASPSMQVMIERNRTEAQLNAIYSTLLTARSEAISRNQPAVICKSADRSACTTSGNWEQGWLLYIDADDDGTFDASEELITSKGALHTGFTLRAASPLNNVVSFRANGTTNSTGSMKLCPPSEDTDHSYNVVLSMTGRARVSSEVVSCP, encoded by the coding sequence ATGAAAAATATATCACAAACCGGCTTTACAATTATTGAGTTGATGATGGTGCTTTTCGTTGTCGGCATCCTCGTTGGTATTGCTTCGCCTTCCATGCAAGTAATGATAGAACGCAACCGTACCGAAGCTCAGTTAAACGCAATTTACAGCACTCTGCTCACTGCTCGCAGTGAGGCGATTAGCCGCAACCAACCCGCGGTGATTTGTAAAAGCGCCGACAGATCTGCCTGCACTACCTCAGGAAACTGGGAGCAAGGATGGCTGCTATATATCGATGCAGACGATGACGGTACTTTTGACGCGAGTGAGGAGCTCATCACCAGCAAAGGCGCCCTCCATACTGGTTTTACCTTACGCGCGGCATCACCCCTAAATAATGTTGTTTCATTCAGGGCCAACGGCACTACCAATAGTACTGGCAGCATGAAACTCTGCCCACCATCGGAGGATACCGATCACAGTTATAACGTGGTTTTGAGTATGACCGGTCGCGCGCGTGTTAGTAGCGAGGTTGTGTCATGCCCATAA